A single genomic interval of Dysidea avara chromosome 6, odDysAvar1.4, whole genome shotgun sequence harbors:
- the LOC136258400 gene encoding nicotinamide N-methyltransferase-like codes for MLSRPFIIACGPGIKASARNIFRLFSSAASQSSDSGVMEERYNDTKRYLNLHYPFSVLEKNAPMVAGSLISPQTPQYFHNFYQQYHKEWDNSTALLLEVGGGPCIYTYISAVPYVDKIYHADYLKANLNEVSMWINKDPDAFDWSPYFKYVIQELEGKTSFDAVLEHEDKLRGLLHVLPCDIKADVIVPAVKAPVDILSSSFCFGTCFDSLEDYKAGLKKVYDMITPNGFFVSQTSLEHTWYRFEDKRYHTSFSLSLEDVERYYKEIGFDVLHADFWTKPMEVRNIINDAGGHSFVVARK; via the exons ATGTTGTCCAGACCTTTTATCATCGCTTGCGGCCCTGGCATCAAAGCGTCCGCACGGAACATTTTTCGTTTGTTTTCATCAGCCGCCAGTCAGTCAAG TGACAGTGGTGTTATGGAGGAGCGTTATAATGACACAAAGAGATACTTGAATCTCCACTATCCTTTTTCTGTGCTTGAGAAGAATGCACCAATGGTTGCAGGCTCACTCATATCTCCACAGACACCTCAATACTTTCACAACTTCTATCAACAGTATCACAAGGAGTGGGATAATTCTACTGCACTTCTACTGGAAGTTGGAGGGGGTCCTTGTATTTACACATACATCAGTGCTGTGCCATATGTGGATAAGATATATCATGCTGACTATCTGAAAGCCAACTTAAATGAAGTGTCCATGTGGATAAACAAGGATCCTGATGCTTTTGATTGGTCTCCTTACTTTAAATACGTTATACAAGAGCTTGAAGGTAAAACTAGTTTTGATGCTGTGCTAGAACATGAAGACAAGTTACGTGGTTTACTACATGTACTTCCATGTGACATAAAGGCTGATGTCATAGTTCCAGCTGTTAAAGCACCGGTAGATATTTTAAGCAGTAGCTTTTGTTTTGGTACTTGTTTTGATTCCTTAGAAGATTATAAAGCTGGCTTGAAGAAAGTTTATGACATGATAACTCCCAATGGCTTTTTTGTGTCACAGACAAGTTTAGAGCATACTTGGTATAGGTTTGAAGACAAGCGATATCATACTTCTTTTTCTTTGTCATTGGAAGATGTGGAACGGTATTACAAAGAAATTGGCTTTGATGTCCTTCATGCAGACTTCTGGACTAAGCCTATGGAAGTAAGAAACATTATAAATGATGCTGGAGGCCACAGCTTTGTTGTAGCACgaaagtaa